A DNA window from Vigna unguiculata cultivar IT97K-499-35 chromosome 10, ASM411807v1, whole genome shotgun sequence contains the following coding sequences:
- the LOC114165284 gene encoding uncharacterized protein LOC114165284, whose translation MPEGPQLSDLPKRKASTILPRRPSPPLNKLPSSQPIIPTSIPPSQGTLRLWEPFTLERYTSETDPNEHLKVYITHVTFYTSHDAVFYKAFPTTLKVPALECFTTFPPYSINYFDILSHMFTPHFVGSRSYQTTTISLLGVRHEQDEALRAFIDRFMHGTHSQTRPLLQQRLTPPTRLHARIEAPRRRLYLLGRDANSRYQILQRLYTLCRNPPTHPSRPDPRPREPRQPRFTRYTPLNVPRSRHLNEALQADLIPPPRKTTTPPNVDMTKYCRYHRNNGHTTEECKALQGKIEELVRADHFCCFIRREDHPP comes from the exons ATGCCAGAAGGGCCCCAACTTTCCGACCTACCAAAGAGGAAagcgagtacaatcctaccccgcagaccttcaccaccactcaacaaacTCCCATCCTCTCAACCCATCATACCCACTTCCATCCCACCTTCCCAGGGAACACTACGACTC tgggaacctttcacatTGGAACGCTATACAAGTGAGACCGATCCAAACGAACACCTCAAGGTCTATATCACCCATGTCACCTTCTACACTTCTCACGATGCCGTTTTCTACAAGGCCTTCCCTACCACCCTTAAAGTCCCCGCCCTCGAATGTTTTACCACCTTTCCGCCATACTCCATCAACTACTTTGACATTCTCTCCCACATGTTCACCCCTCACTTCGTTGGTAGCCGCTCATATCAAACAACAACCATCTCCCTTCTTGGTGTTAGACATGAACAAGACGAGGCGCTCCGGGCTTTCATCGACCGCTTCA TGCATGGCACTCACTCTCAAACCCGACCCCTTCTCCAACAACGTCTAACTCCACCCACCCGCCTCCATGCAAGAATTGAAGCTCCGCGCCGCAGACTATATCTGCTTGGAAGAGATGCAAACTCTCGataccaaattctgcaacgattATACACCCTCTGTCGCAACCCCCCTACACATCCTTCCCGGCCTGATCCTAGACCTAGAGAACCCCggcaacctcgcttcaccagatacacACCCCTAAATGTTCCTCGATCCCGTCACCTTAACGAAGCCTTGCAGGCCGACCTCATACCACCACCACGCAAGACGACCACTCCTCCAAACGTAGACATGACTAAATATTGTCGCTATCACCGAAACAACGGCCACACCACAGaggaatgcaaagcactccaagGGAAGATTGAAGAATTGGTTCGTGCTGACCACTTTTGCTGCTTCATCCGTAGAGAGGACCACCCTCCATGA